A region from the Paenarthrobacter aurescens genome encodes:
- a CDS encoding NUDIX hydrolase — protein sequence MGAPDFVLKLREKIGNDPLWLPAVRGVVFDHEGRVLLGQRADNGHWTLITGMLEPGEHPAPGLVREIFEETAVVAETERIIGVGVVGPVTFPNGDVCDFLDITFRCRYVSGEARVNDDESLDVGWFALDDLPEMSAGNLEAIRLATEPEGPVAYQVED from the coding sequence ATGGGTGCACCCGACTTCGTGCTGAAACTGCGGGAAAAGATCGGCAACGATCCCCTCTGGCTGCCGGCCGTGCGGGGCGTGGTGTTCGATCACGAAGGCAGGGTCTTATTGGGCCAGCGTGCGGACAACGGTCACTGGACACTCATCACGGGAATGCTTGAGCCGGGGGAGCACCCGGCTCCGGGCCTGGTGCGGGAAATCTTTGAAGAAACGGCGGTGGTGGCCGAGACCGAGCGCATCATCGGCGTCGGCGTTGTGGGTCCGGTGACGTTTCCCAATGGCGACGTGTGCGACTTCCTGGACATCACCTTCCGGTGCCGGTACGTCTCGGGGGAGGCACGGGTCAATGATGACGAATCGCTGGACGTCGGATGGTTCGCGCTGGATGACCTTCCGGAAATGAGTGCCGGAAATCTGGAAGCGATCAGGCTCGCCACGGAGCCCGAAGGCCC
- a CDS encoding META domain-containing protein, producing MSVTVGVLAACTVLLNGCAQEGSGSSVPAPSEITSNNAQARSCEAPLGCSEFTSVRGSDAAGDVAWLGTHPLIVSLRRANGERILSVRTPCNYVQVEVSVNDDVLTPGWRTATDRGCKEPTGSYQAWTEKLFDQPVQWTLDGDTLTLKNSHATIELKEN from the coding sequence ATGAGTGTAACTGTGGGAGTACTCGCAGCCTGTACCGTCCTGCTGAATGGATGCGCCCAAGAGGGCAGCGGCTCCTCTGTGCCGGCACCGTCAGAGATCACGTCGAACAACGCCCAAGCTAGGTCCTGCGAGGCTCCGCTGGGTTGTTCCGAGTTCACTTCCGTGCGGGGAAGTGACGCTGCAGGAGATGTGGCGTGGCTCGGCACGCATCCACTAATAGTGAGCTTGAGGCGTGCCAACGGGGAGCGGATCTTGTCCGTTAGGACACCCTGCAACTATGTACAGGTGGAAGTATCGGTAAACGACGATGTCCTGACACCGGGTTGGCGAACCGCCACCGACAGAGGCTGCAAAGAGCCTACGGGCAGCTACCAGGCCTGGACGGAGAAGCTCTTTGACCAGCCTGTTCAGTGGACGCTCGACGGCGATACGCTCACCTTGAAGAACTCACACGCAACCATCGAATTGAAGGAAAACTGA
- a CDS encoding PhoH family protein: MAISEQLPAMVSDGESAATSRAKRVSQKARTTPSATGRSYVIDTSVLLSDPHALLRFAEHEVIVPIVVISELEGKRHDPELGYFARKALRLLDDLRIEHGGLDHSIPIGKDGGMLRVEMNHISPEVLPAGFRGGDNDSRILAVAKNLANEGHNVTVVSKDLPMRVKASAMGLQADEYRNELVKDSGWTGMAEVDATEEEITTLYGHEPAFIPAAAELPVNTGLVLLSNRGSALGRVGADKQVRLVKGDRDVFGLHGRSAEQRLAIDLLMDPAVGIVSIGGRAGTGKSALALCAGLEAVLERQEHRKVVVFRPLYAVGGQELGYLPGSESEKMNPWAQAVFDTLGALVSQEVVEEVMDRGMLEVLPLTHIRGRSLHDAFVIVDEAQSLEKNVLLTVMSRIGQNSKIVLTHDVAQRDNLRVGRHDGVAAVVETLKGHPLFGHITLTRSERSPIAALVTELLEGAEI; encoded by the coding sequence GCTACAGGCCGCAGCTACGTGATTGATACGTCCGTCCTGCTATCCGATCCCCACGCACTGTTGCGCTTCGCCGAACACGAGGTGATCGTGCCCATCGTGGTCATCAGCGAACTGGAAGGAAAACGCCACGACCCCGAGCTCGGCTATTTCGCCCGCAAAGCCCTGAGGCTCCTGGACGACCTCAGAATTGAACACGGCGGACTGGACCATTCCATCCCCATCGGCAAAGACGGCGGAATGCTCCGGGTGGAAATGAACCACATATCCCCGGAAGTGCTGCCCGCAGGATTCCGTGGGGGAGACAACGACAGCCGCATCCTGGCTGTTGCCAAGAACCTGGCCAACGAGGGCCACAACGTCACAGTGGTCTCCAAAGACCTCCCCATGCGCGTCAAAGCCTCCGCCATGGGACTCCAGGCTGACGAGTACCGCAACGAACTCGTCAAAGACTCCGGCTGGACCGGCATGGCCGAAGTGGACGCCACCGAAGAGGAAATCACCACCCTCTACGGACACGAACCCGCCTTCATCCCAGCGGCAGCCGAACTGCCCGTCAACACCGGACTCGTTCTTCTTTCCAACCGTGGCTCCGCCCTGGGGCGGGTAGGGGCGGACAAACAAGTCCGCCTCGTCAAGGGCGACCGCGACGTCTTCGGGCTCCACGGCCGTTCAGCCGAACAACGGCTGGCAATCGACCTCCTCATGGACCCCGCAGTAGGGATCGTGTCCATCGGCGGGCGGGCCGGTACGGGCAAGTCCGCGCTTGCCCTCTGTGCGGGCCTGGAAGCCGTCCTGGAACGCCAGGAACACCGCAAAGTAGTAGTGTTCCGCCCCCTCTACGCGGTGGGCGGCCAGGAACTCGGTTACCTGCCCGGCTCCGAGTCCGAAAAAATGAACCCGTGGGCTCAGGCCGTGTTCGACACCCTCGGAGCATTAGTCAGCCAGGAAGTCGTGGAAGAAGTCATGGACAGGGGCATGCTCGAGGTCCTGCCGCTGACCCACATCCGCGGCCGATCACTCCACGACGCCTTCGTGATCGTGGACGAGGCCCAGTCACTGGAGAAAAACGTCCTGCTCACCGTCATGAGCCGCATCGGACAAAACTCCAAAATCGTCCTCACCCACGACGTCGCGCAGCGTGACAACCTTCGTGTAGGACGGCACGACGGTGTGGCCGCAGTAGTGGAGACCCTCAAAGGCCACCCGCTGTTCGGGCACATCACGCTGACCCGCTCGGAGCGGTCGCCGATTGCGGCCCTGGTGACGGAGTTGCTCGAAGGGGCTGAAATCTAA
- a CDS encoding A24 family peptidase translates to MIRRLSDLWTGSPLGFWLVLAACLYFVAMAVRLTVIDVRSHLLPNRIVFPSYAVAGVLLLATAILHSFADSAADQAASAELFGVPGLAVPAGGAVLWVFYFVLRLIHPPGMGFGDVKLAGVLGLYLGYLGWGHVFAGTFAAFLLGGLWSLGILIARRGTLRSAIPFGPFMLAGAAAVMVLLPA, encoded by the coding sequence GTGATCCGACGACTCTCCGACCTCTGGACCGGCAGCCCGCTGGGCTTTTGGCTGGTGCTGGCAGCCTGCCTATACTTCGTGGCCATGGCCGTGCGGCTGACAGTGATAGATGTCCGGAGCCACCTGCTGCCTAACCGCATCGTGTTTCCGTCGTATGCGGTGGCCGGGGTGCTTCTGCTGGCTACGGCGATTCTTCATTCATTCGCCGATTCAGCCGCGGACCAGGCCGCATCGGCGGAGCTCTTTGGCGTGCCGGGGCTGGCCGTCCCGGCCGGTGGTGCCGTGCTTTGGGTGTTCTACTTTGTGCTGCGGCTCATTCACCCGCCCGGCATGGGCTTTGGAGACGTAAAACTGGCCGGCGTGTTGGGCCTCTACCTGGGGTATTTGGGGTGGGGCCACGTCTTTGCCGGAACCTTCGCCGCGTTCCTGTTGGGAGGGCTGTGGAGTTTAGGCATCCTCATTGCCCGGCGTGGAACACTGCGCTCGGCCATCCCTTTTGGCCCTTTCATGCTCGCCGGAGCGGCCGCCGTGATGGTGCTCCTGCCCGCATAA